A genomic region of Miscanthus floridulus cultivar M001 chromosome 3, ASM1932011v1, whole genome shotgun sequence contains the following coding sequences:
- the LOC136542677 gene encoding cytochrome P450 709B2-like: MEYGWLLSAALAAALASWALDALVRLVWRPRALARSLRAQGVRGPPYRFFHGNLGDIRRLRAAGAGLRLDVADHDFTPIAQPQFREWIPLYGRVFLFWVGSTPNICVADYAMAKQLLAERTGLFAKSRSNANLLRLLGEGLVLANGDDWHRHKKVVHPAFNTDKLKMMTATMADCALSMVAGWEAQLASQRKKHVTIELSDQFEELTADVISHTAFGSSYKEGKRVFQALKELQFIAFSTFFSVQIPGFRYLPTKKNMRVWKLDKEVRSTLTRIIENRLAAKDKAGYGNDLLGLMLEACAPEHGGDQLLSMDEIIDECKTFFFAGQETTSHLLTWVMFLLSTHPEWQEKLRAEVLRECGGGRDRRAPTHDMLGKLKLMNLFILETLRLYSPVPLIGRRTRCPVELGGVVVPADALLTLPIATMHRDKELWGDDAGEFNPLRFDAGTTKAAPKNLSALLAFSSGPRNCIGQNFAMVEARAVVAAVLQRFALTLSPEYVHAPTDVITLRPKYGLPMIVTSVE; this comes from the exons ATGGAGTACGGGTGGCTGCTGTCCGCGGCGCTCGCGGCCGCGCTGGCCTCGTGGGCGCTCGACGCGCTGGTGCGCCTCGTGTGGCGGCCGCGCGCGCTGGCCCGGAGCCTCCGGGCGCAGGGCGTCCGCGGGCCCCCCTACCGCTTCTTCCACGGCAACCTCGGCGACATCAGGCGGCTCCGCGCCGCGGGCGCCGGCCTCAGGCTGGACGTCGCCGACCACGACTTCACGCCCATCGCGCAGCCGCAGTTCCGGGAATGGATCCCCCTCTACG GGCGCGTGTTCCTGTTCTGGGTCGGCAGCACGCCCAACATCTGCGTGGCGGACTACGCCATGGCGAAGCAGCTGCTGGCGGAACGGACGGGGCTCTTCGCCAAGAGCCGCTCCAACGCCAACCTGCTCCGGCTTCTCGGCGAGGGGCTCGTGCTGGCCAACGGCGACGACTGGCACCGCCACAAGAAGGTGGTGCACCCGGCCTTCAACACCGACAAGCTCAAG ATGATGACAGCGACGATGGCGGATTGCGCCCTATCGATGGTGGCCGGCTGGGAGGCGCAGCTGGCGAGTCAGCGGAAGAAGCACGTGACGATCGAGCTGAGCGACCAGTTCGAGGAGCTCACCGCCGACGTCATCTCCCACACGGCGTTCGGGAGCAGCTACAAGGAAGGGAAACGGGTGTTCCAGGCACTCAAGGAGCTGCAGTTCATCGCCTTCTCCACGTTTTTCAGCGTTCAGATCCCTGGATTCAG ATATCTTCCAACAAAAAAGAACATGCGGGTGTGGAAGCTGGACAAGGAGGTGAGGAGCACGCTGACGCGGATCATCGAGAACCGGCTCGCCGCCAAGGACAAGGCCGGGTACGGGAACGACCTCCTGGGGCTGATGCTGGAGGCCTGCGCGCCGGAGCACGGCGGCGACCAGCTCCTGAGCATGGACGAGATCATCGACGAGTGCAAGACTTTCTTCTTCGCGGGGCAGGAGACCACCTCGCACCTGCTCACCTGGGTCATGTTCCTGCTCAGCACGCACCCAGAGTGGCAGGAGAAGCTCCGGGCCGAGGTGCTGAGGGAGTGCGGCGGCGGCAGGGACCGCCGGGCTCCCACCCACGACATGCTCGGAAAGCTCAAGCTG ATGAACCTGTTCATCCTGGAGACGCTGAGGCTGTACAGCCCGGTCCCGCTGATCGGGCGGCGGACCCGGTGCCCGGTGGAGCTGGGCGGCGTGGTGGTGCCGGCGGACGCGCTGCTGACGCTGCCGATCGCGACGATGCACCGCGACAAGGAGCTGTGGGGCGACGACGCCGGCGAGTTCAACCCGCTGCGGTTCGACGCCGGCACCACCAAGGCGGCGCCCAAGAACCTGAGCGCGCTGCTGGCCTTCTCCAGCGGGCCGAGGAACTGCATCGGCCAAAACTTCGCCATGGTCGAGGCGAGGGCCGTGGTCGCCGCGGTGCTGCAGCGGTTCGCGCTCACGCTCTCGCCGGAGTACGTGCACGCGCCGACCGACGTCATCACGCTGCGCCCCAAGTACGGGCTCCCTATGATCGTTACGAGTGTTGAATGA
- the LOC136547340 gene encoding pentatricopeptide repeat-containing protein At3g57430, chloroplastic-like, with the protein MHTISSAVKRRLRLRPRCLPLASPATAPRCGCSSYGAREAVGSHDSLLLRLQSGPALTEVRRLHAALLVRGYRRSTVLAAQLVRAYARLRDGGLGHAVRVFDGMPTRNSFAWNAVIKGLVDAGRFSEALQWYWDMVRDGSVVADRFTYPPVLKACAALGVVELGRKVQENVEADIARGITKNNVFVQCALVDMFAKCGCLGEARNVFESMEVRDLAAWTAMIGGTVHGGDWFEVMTLLKRMKLEGFWPDSMIFATVIPACGKVKELRTGMALHGCAVKCGVGDDICVPNALVDMYCKCARLDMAASLFWSIDHKDVISWSTIIAGHSQNRIYHVSVNLFTEMVASGVKPNSTTLASILPSLSELRLLRYGKEIHCFSLRNGLEHSEFLVSALIDFYGRQGSIRDAEIVFQFTPKNDLVVLNSMIGGHVVNEDSESALRLLRALLKEGFRPDRVTVLSVLPLCNQHSRLLQGKELHAYAIRHNISSCCSVSNALTDMYCKCGCLELAIKIFLLMTERNTVTYNTLISSLGKHGHAEQSFILFDLMKRDGVSPDKVTFVALLSCCSHEGLIDKGLCFYDSMLRDYNISPDKEHYSCIVDLYSRSGRLDDAWNFIANLQEVPEIDVLGCLLSAYREHNRMDIAELVAERIFEQNPNDPGYHILLSNIYASAGMWSEVTRIRTMIEERSLKKRTGNSLI; encoded by the coding sequence atgcATACTATTTCCTCCGCGGTGAAGAGGAGGCTCAGACTGAGGCCTCGGTGCCTTCCTCTTGCCTCCCCAGCGACTGCTCCTCGCTGCGGATGCAGCAGCTACGGCGCTCGCGAGGCCGTCGGCTCGCACGACTCGCTCCTCCTCCGGCTGCAGTCGGGCCCCGCCCTCACGGAGGTACGGAGATTGCACGCTGCGCTGCTGGTGCGAGGCTACCGTAGAAGCACCGTCCTCGCCGCGCAGCTGGTGCGCGCGTACGCCAGGCTGCGGGATGGTGGGCTCGGGCACGCGGTGCGTGTGTTCGACGGAATGCCTACTAGGAACTCCTTCGCGTGGAACGCCGTTATCAAGGGCCTTGTCGACGCTGGCAGGTTCTCGGAAGCGCTGCAGTGGTACTGGGACATGGTCCGTGACGGTTCGGTCGTTGCTGATCGTTTCACGTACCCACCTGTTCTGAAAGCATGTGCCGCACTTGGCGTGGTTGAGCTGGGGAGAAAAGTTCAGGAGAACGTGGAGGCGGACATTGCCCGGGGTATTACAAAGAACAATGTGTTTGTGCAGTGCGCGCTCGTGGACATGTTTGCCAAGTGTGGGTGCTTAGGTGAAGCAAGGAATGTGTTTGAGAGCATGGAAGTGAGGGATCTGGCTGCGTGGACTGCGATGATAGGAGGAACTGTGCATGGAGGAGACTGGTTTGAGGTGATGACGTTGCTTAAGCGCATGAAGTTAGAAGGGTTTTGGCCTGATTCGATGATTTTTGCTACTGTTATTCCAGCATGTGGTAAGGTGAAAGAGCTGAGGACTGGAATGGCATTGCATGGATGTGCAGTAAAATGTGGAGTAGGTGATGATATTTGTGTTCCTAATGCTTTGGTTGATATGTATTGCAAATGTGCTAGGCTGGATATGGCTGCTTCCCTGTTTTGGTCTATCGATCACAAGGATGTTATCTCTTGGAGTACCATAATTGCAGGGCATTCACAGAACAGAATATATCATGTGAGTGTCAATTTGTTTACTGAAATGGTTGCTTCAGGAGTAAAACCAAATTCTACTACCCTAGCAAGCATACTTCCTAGTCTTTCAGAGCTGAGGTTATTGAGGTATGGAAAAGAAATTCATTGCTTCTCATTAAGAAATGGACTCGAGCACAGTGAGTTTCTAGTCAGTGCACTCATCGACTTCTACGGTAGACAAGGATCCATTAGGGACGCAGAAATTGTTTTTCAGTTCACGCCGAAGAATGATTTGGTCGTTTTGAATTCAATGATCGGAGGACATGTTGTGAATGAGGATTCAGAGTCTGCATTACGTCTATTAAGGGCACTGCTGAAAGAGGGATTTAGACCTGATCGTGTGACTGTTCTTTCAGTTCTTCCTCTATGCAATCAACACTCCAGGCTCCTCCAGGGTAAGGAACTACATGCTTACGCCATCAGGCATAACATAAGTTCATGTTGCTCAGTTAGTAATGCACTTACAGATATGTACTGTAAGTGTGGTTGCCTAGAACTAGCCATCAAGATTTTTCTGCTGATGACAGAGCGAAATACTGTTACATATAACACTCTGATTTCTTCTCTGGGAAAGCATGGTCATGCAGAGCAATCATTCATTCTTTTTGACCTAATGAAGAGAGATGGAGTTTCTCCAGATAAAGTGACTTTTGTAGCTCTGTTATCATGTTGTAGCCATGAGGGCCTTATTGATAAGGGCTTGTGCTTCTATGATTCCATGTTGCGGGACTATAATATTTCTCCAGATAAGGAGCACTATTCGTGCATTGTTGACCTTTACAGCAGATCTGGGAGGCTTGATGATGCTTGGAATTTTATTGCAAATTTACAAGAAGTGCCAGAAATCGATGTTCTTGGGTGTCTATTGTCAGCATACAGAGAGCACAATAGAATGGACATTGCTGAGCTCGTTGCAgaaagaatatttgagcaaaaCCCCAATGATCCTGGCTATCACATTCTGTTATCTAACATCTATGCCAGTGCTGGAATGTGGTCTGAGGTGACTAGGATAAGAACTATGATAGAAgagaggagcttgaagaagagaacaGGAAATAGCTTGATTTAA